The Alosa alosa isolate M-15738 ecotype Scorff River chromosome 17, AALO_Geno_1.1, whole genome shotgun sequence genomic sequence cagacacacacacacacacacacacacacacacacacacacacacacacacagacacacacagacacacagacacacacacacacacacacacacacagacacacacagacagacacaagtcacacacacacacacacacagagacagtcaCAAAATAGCCCCCTCTATTTGTATGCCCTTCCGtctttatacagtatgtgcgtATTGAGACACAATATGTTGTATATAGTAGTGGTGCAGTCAGATCATcgatttgttttgctttgtggtGGACAGTGGAAGACTGTAAATTCTGGACATTAAATAtcttatctttttttataaGGAAAatttggcctgtgtgtgtgtttgttttgctgtgtgaaGAACAAGTAGGCTGAGTAGAGCAGATGTGTAGATCATGTTCCCCTCTGGTGCCTTATCAGGCTGCCATGTTCATGAGTtaaaccagcacacacacacacactcacacacatacttgatGTATGCAGTGGAGTGCTTGGTGTAGGtttgcaaacaaaaacaaagataaAGATAAGGAAGTTTAAAGAAAGAAGATGAATTAATCAAGCATTTGTATGTAAATCCCATGCCATAGAGACCGCAGCAAACCGTGACCACAGGTCACATACTAGGGGTCAGTGATATGGTGTACCGAGAGCCACACATCAATGCTAGAGCTCTagatatcagtgtgtgtgccgTGAGCTTTGCATTAGCTTAGCTCCTATCCAATTATCCTAGCAGTAACTATccgagcagtagttgatttttaaagttagttgcactcatccttgggtcgctttgcagtgaacagtaatccagcacaacaggcttgtgcaaaattccagaattgaattggaactggctcttaaattccaattcaattcttgaatttctcttgcatttcaatgaattgaggtagcaaacaggaagcagaattgcaattcgaattgtgcacaaccctgcagcacaactgaaaagcccctcacaggcagctgaggcaggcaggccaatgttgagttgcagagagtgttttttatatttggaaacgagcagaaggttcagcagattaaagggtgtCGAACTggtgggggaaagtgggaagtatagggccccaatggaggagagggccccaatggaggagagggcccttgaaaagtggaatacagggggcacaacattttcaccaggtattagtaataactcaggtaatccacacataaaaaatccaaacaactccataagtagtcatgtgtaatgaagtggaataacacagggaaaatgtattgaacacgctaagaaaaagcactaaggcaagaaaagggaaggaacgagctggaatctgtaagtagttagagcaggggtgggcaaactttttggctcaagggccacattgggttttgaaaactggccggcgggccgcaaaACAACccccccacgacacacacataaaaaatacattttttatagcctataatttagtatgaaacgtatttgttttaaaatatgaattgcttaaaaatgcttctaattttatgctgtttaacaaatgtataaattgtgcactgtcgctttaattcacgtttatttctcaatgatcttctgcctgctccgctatggctagtgctgtacctacagctgggccctctcacagtttttaaatggtcagtagtgggaactactgttgccttcatgatttccttttaaaactttcttataagaaggagatatcaattatcaacaatgacaagccagctggaacctgcggctctctccctctcgtgagtgcagacgcgttcccaattaaatggatcgcataatgttcacgttagatctgctgcaaaggagataactaagagttaacttagtttaacatgatgttatctctatttaacatgatgttttgacattgacatattgttctctaaggagagtgaaaagcagtttgcagtaaagctaaccaacgtcgtctctatcgcaggaaaaaaatagcgagcagcctgataaccaaatgaaatgctcggagggccggatgaaagtgcttggcgggccggatccggcccgcgggccgcagtttgcccacccctgagttagagagtagttagaggaagtttaggctaattactgaaaaacaaattaagcgttcaatacttatttccaccatatatttattttacctgaatattttaacttacaaattaaatgtcaaaatgaatgtcagacgaaatgtaaggtttgactgactggattttgtatacaaaacatagtgaaaactgtctagtttgttaactaccacagccAACtaattttgggtggccccccaaaacatgtccgtggtatatagcatctggcccgcacgggagtacgacattgtcaaactataacctccgtaatttccctattcattctctatggcgagtcttaacagtacacatgtaatactacttttgtccactggtggttgttttggcgctttttcgcgtttgccatcgaaaacggaatgaaatgtaggcctacctgcaaacaatgtaagaggcctatgcggactgcatcagtgctcaaagtattctaaacgtttatcaattatttgttaataactaactaacttctattcaagtcatatttctggtactttctgggataattatttatatttattcacacgttcaaatgttcatacagagttctcatcaggtgagtgaaagttaaaatggtggtcatttcagatgtgtttgccagcacttcataaaactgtcatagtttgataactttaaattatttgtaggatattgcttgttcacaacttgagctatgtatgcaaagaaacagagtatttttattagtattatttcatttgagctacattttacactgatatggcatggtggcaacataaacacagatagcaatggtattaaattgcagtagcctatgattaaatgtaatggaatattcaactaaggtaaactgctgctgttcacagcactaagctatttatggttgatatactccgagtctctggccctctcttagagccaggcatagtgagctggccctcggaagaaaaagtttggggaccactgagctaaatggtttagtccacctgcacgattcataaggtagtctatcttttgtttatttagttgagtagtggaccgctaattgttgtgctgctggtgcaatgtctttctccaagaaagccaagtaaggttactaaaaacaaaggtcaaaacaggaaaaagagagacatcaacatgaggggaaacaactgctaataaacttctttccaaagaaaggtgagcacaaacgtcaaaacacgaaatcccatggtgtttgcttgaatatctccgcaatcattggtgctaaaacgaactgagacaacccattgaaatagcggaaaatacactttcataggttaggctaatctgatgcatctcgtgatccagctccatctccatcactttcagaaagattgcatggcgccagcttgattcatgtcctgttgtaggctacatgctgatcattaacactaggctagtggtttagggcgcgatttttttctctccctttctgttttcgttagtcttaactttttttttactcaagtaacggatgggatttttgatgtagcgaagtacaataggctacttcacacaaaatgtaatcaagtaaaatttaaaataccgattttataaactacttaaaaaatacaaaatacacagaaaaactactcaatagagtaacgtgagtaaatgtatttcgttactttccacctctgccaaTCCATTTAAGATTTGAACACTGATCGTGATTTCAGGCACAGACATGTTCAGGTGCAGACATCCTTTGGCCCTTTTAACACCTTTCCAAAGCTAGAGGAGATAGCCTCAGGGCTTCAAGTTCTCAGGTGCAGTGCCAGAATTTAGGATTTAAAAATTGATCATAACTTCAGGCACTGCATGTTCCCTCGCTTGCTTTAAGCCCTTTTAACTCCTTTACAAACAAGAGCCATCATGCTCTTGTGACGGCTGTCATATTGTAACCTTTTCTCCTCCTAATAAGGTGAGCCTGATGAGGTCAGGCCAGGGTGCGATTGAGTCATCGAAGAACAAGCCGAATCTCAGATTGCCTGGAGTGCCCTGTTCTTTTGTGAAGACTCTGAAGGCATTTTGGGTTTCCGTTAATTGGCTGGATTTGCATAACAGGAACTTTTTTTTCCCTACCACTGTTGGTGGCAGAAATAGGGGAAACCTACATTCAGAGACTGACATAACGCAGAGCCTCCCACAGGCTTAGGTGCTGTTCTATAATCTAATgatagacatgtgtgtgtgtgtgtgtgtgtgtgtgtgtgtgtgtgtgtgtgtgtgtgttcgtgttcgtcAGAGAAGAGTGGGTCAGTGATAGATGGAAGTCTGTGAGGGGAGAATTTATGTAAGAAAAGAGAGGACCTGTGAGAATTGCAGTGAGTTAATGAAATCTTTATCAaaggtgaaggtgtgtgtgtgtgtggtgctggtaGTGGGGTATTCATTCAATCTTCTAGGCTCTagaagcgacacacacacacttccctcctGAGGGTGTTATGTCATTAATTAATTTGCGTAATATCACTGGCACCTTGCTTGCTTACATTCTCTGTGTGAGATGGACTAAATTGGCAGATTTAAGGACTATTCACTCACCCACTTTGCAGCAAGCTGTGTGTGCAAAGTAGGTTGTAAAGTCGCTTGTCCCAGCAAACCTTTCATCTTTGAAGTCTTAACAAGAGATCCTTAACATGTTTACAGTGGTAATTCTGGGGGTCATCAATCATTTATCTACATTAGAGGCAAATGTTTTGATTTGAGGAAAATGAAAATAGGTAAGAGTATGTCAAAAGGActtaattgtaggcctatacaatAATAGACAATAATAGCCTACAACACACATCTAAGTGGgaaagggaaagtaagaaacgaaatttaaattctttgtatgaccagtgcatgtaaagaaattgacaataaaagccgacttgacttgacatctCTAGTAGTTTACTAAGACTATAGAGAGGTGCAACTGACCAAGTTGTAGACATTCATGTCAAGGGTGTCTACATTTGTTTTATCTCCGTTATTTCTTCAGTAGTCGTCTTTCTCCGAAACGACTTTTCAAGTGAACTTAACTTGTTCGATTCAGTGAGATTACCGTTCTACGCATGACAAAgccaaaagtagcctacatgccaGAGTATGTCTGTTTTCGAGTTTTTGTTTTGACTTCGGAACGCTAAGTCCTGAGAAAGGCAAATACATTGAGTAGGCTACTGTCTTTCCATCCAGGTTTCTTAATGCATCACATTCGTGACACTTACAAACACTCCCTACCATTATTGTATGCAACTCATAGCCTACAAACACTATTTACAAGTAGGCTACCAGCGCCGTTTCgatcatttatttttaaaccacttcttttttttttaattctgaatattattttccattaggATATTGagctacactgcacacacattctACCTCGGGCTAATGGAGAACCCTAGAATACCTTTGTCTGTTTCTTTGAGTCACACCCTTCTGAAAGATGAACTGTTTCGTCTACGACAACAACTGAAATTATAAACAGGGACAAGTTCAAAAAGCAAGGCAGTTCACACTAATCCTGTCCATCACTTCGGGTCTCTGCCTCCTGGCGTCAACGCCCTGTCCCCAGTTCTATGTGGCAATGGATGGCAGGCTACGTGCAGTTGCGACTGTAGTCGATGACTCCAGAGAGAAGTTACCTCGGACCGCTCAAATTCCCTACTAGAACTTGAGCGCAAGTGATGATtaaccatctcacacacagtctAATTAACTTTTGTATTTACCTCACTGCAAATAAACAATAGCGGAAATAAACATCACTGAAAACCTACCGCAAAGGGTAGGTGTAGAGATGCTGTAGGGAACAAAATGGGTAGTCTCACCAACCGTCTTTGTCTCACCCCTCTCAAGTTTCAAGTTCTTGTTGACGTGACAGTCCTCACGTGCAGCCGGACTATCCCATTAGGATTGATATGACCGCTGGCTACGTAATTATATATTGTCATGCATTTATGGCCATGCATCATCTTCGGATGATGCCATTTATTAACAATTTATGTCCACAATTTTCTTTGAAAATGCATTTATTACCCGTAAGCATTACAGACGCTTTCCTAGGCTATACTCAAGCCTTTGCCAGAGTATCATATGTTTTGTATTAATTTGCAGAACATCAGTTCAGACTTGAAGATAGCCTACATAGACAgttggaagtttttttttctttctttctttcttttttacccAGTTGCATTTTTATGGAGCTCTTGCGCACGGACCCACAACATTCCACAAGATGGCGTCGCATAACCGAGAGCGAGCGCCTGTCTACGCCCTCTGGATGTCGTCACCCAGTCACGTTGCGCTTCCTTCCAAGCGCAGTTAAAAAGCGGATCTGGGGCGCCGGGTCTGGAAGCTTACCCGACACTGAGAATAGCTAACAACTGGACAACGGCGCGACTTCATTCTTGAAGACTCTCCACGTCTTTTCTTTCTATTCAATATTTACTGTATAGTTCAGACTTCGGAGAATATAGATAGTCAAGACCAGATTTACTGTCAGTAACTTACATATATTTCGTTAAACGAGGGATTTTGGTCTTGCCGACTGATCCATCATTTCTGCACCTCTATCCGTCGACCACCAAGGAATGCCAAGAGAACTGACCCAGAACCGGATCCAAAAGCTCTGGATTCCATCTAAAGATGATAAACCGGCTGTGCCCACGCGTGGTAAGTTTTTGATGTCATTAGGTTGTTTAGGAGAGATAGCCAACGGGCATATGATTTTTGCAGGTCGGGTGAGTGGACTAACCTATCCGATGATGTGATTACCAGGATTCTGATTGTGTGTCTATTTATCATGATGTAAAATAATCTATGTGTCCAGCGGTTTGTGTATTTTTGCGCATTAATACTTAGGGGTGGGCTATTTCACTAAATGGTTatacgtttttttttatcagatccACCATCTGGTTTACACCTGTAACGTTACACTTGACGGTTAAAACTAATATATTGCACATCTAAAACACTGATAGCCTACCAGTGCTCAGAGAGAGATTATTCTTATTCCATTCTTCGCCCATGGAAAACCTTAAAAGGAAGGTAGCCTATACCTCTGATAAGCCCCTCTCTGTTTCCCCGCTGCGCATGAACTCAAATGCCAGTTTCTGTAAATGACGCACGGGAATCCCCTCGCCGCTCCGGGTATTTCATTTTGAAGGAAAGGAACCCTTATAGGTAACAGCGGCCAGTCTACTCTATTGTAACAGATCACCTCGCAGAGCTCACGTTTCAGTCCTGGAGGCGAGGCATAGGCTATTATGGGATATTTGGAGAAGGTTATTCTCTCTGTGTTAGTGAAGGAAAGGCCAAAACACCAGGTGAAGATGCATGCACTGagtaagttagtgtgtgcatgaTTATTTATGCTGCAGAGTGCACAGACCACTCAAAGTCACATCCTAAATACATCGTGATTGAGATGTGGTAGCCATAACAACGCGTGACGCTCGCGCCTTTTACGTTCTCTTATCAGGATTGTCTGAGTCAGCGCAGGTCTGTGCGTGAGCCTGGATGTAGACgtggtactctctctctctcacacacacacacacacacacacactaaaaaaaaaaatgtttcgtTCAGCTCTGATTGGTCATCGCACATCCGTCGGCAGCCCAGTGAGACTTTATGCCCGGGCCGAGTGCTTACTCATCGCTCCTTCCCTGAAAAGGTGTCGCTTAATTGAATGACGTTGGACCGTGTTCTATCTGGATGCAGTAATTGGCACGGTACACAATGGTGTCGTTACTGTTGGCGGGCACCCGGCGTTGCGCTGATCTGAtgccagacacacaaacatacccaaCCTCCCGTTGCCATACTTGGTCGTTACGTATAGACACCTCTGAAGGAAGACTGATATCTATGACCTTGGATTTTTACAGACAgtcaaatgtaggctacatgtctTGCATGGTGTCTGCAAGGCTACTAAACTTTAATGTAAAATCGCATGTAGATTATCGAGGTATCATGTTTTTGAAACATGATGTGTAGGTTCGGTCTTGACATGTATTTCTGCTCTGTCATTGAGGTTCACTGAtagcgcgcgcgcgcgtgtgtgtgtgtgaatgccggTAATGGGATCAACCCCGATCTTGCTGACTGCATTTCCACTCAGGATGTTCTTAGAGGAGATTACAGAGGCCTAAACGGAGTGTCTAAATTAGCCAATTGATATGCATGCAAGACTGCTCTTCTGAATGAACTtgcttgcacgcacgcacgcacacacacacacacacactatcctccAGTGCTACTGTAGGAGTGCATGCTATGAGGCAGCAGCTCTTTTCCTGATCCCTTACAGTCAATTTATTTCAGCAGAGTCACTCACGTGCACATTACAGTTATTGTGTGTCttagagcctgtgtgtgtgtgcacgtgtgtgtgtgtgacctagtTTGTGCACTGCCTGTGGGCTAGTGGGTCTTCTCTGGAGCGGTGGAGTGGCTTGCATGCCaagttgacgtgtgtgtgtgtgtgtgtgggaaggggcGCTGGTGCCAGAGCACATGCTCTCCCTGCACGTGGATCGGTGGGCTAGAGGAAGGGGGGCTTGTCACtgttgtctctttttctctctcacaaatCCAGCATCtttgaccttgtgtgtgtgtgtgtgtgagagagagaaaagcagagagcCTCCAGAGAATTTTTCATGGGATTACTGGGTCATGTGCAGCATTCACAcagatgaaaataaataatccaGATTTTTGATGCACACATTCAGTCTATAAATAGCTGCAATCTGCTTGTCAGCTGCCCTCAATGCTATAAATGAACTACAGGCTGCATAAATAGATAATGGTGCTCTGTTATGCACATTATGGGATGTGTAGGAACAGTGGCTTACCTGCTGTATGCATCCTTAGGTGATGCTGTAAGCCTTGTTGATTGGcattttaatgtattttgtTACATGGTTTGATTTATGCGTATTTAAGTGTAATTATGCAGGTTACATTTATCTAATAAAGGATGCTATATGCAGGTTACAGTCATCTAATAAAGGATGCTAacctcccccctttctctcagcAGGGCGAGGCCCCCATCTGGCCAACCCCCCCACTATGATCGTCATGGTGGGTCTCCCTGCCCGGGGCAAGACCTACATGTCCAGGAAACTCACACGCTACCTCAACTGGATTGGCATGCCCACTAAAGGTGAGTGTTGAgtcagtgagtgaatgagtgagatgagtgtgtgtgtgtgtgtgtgtgtctctctctttgtgtgtgtgtgtgtgtatttttattcTGGGTGAGCTATTTCTGTATACATTAAACCTATTCCAGGAAGCAAAGCTGGGTATTTTGTACAAGTGTGCTTTAATTCCGTCATAACACtctggggagggggggcattTTTGGGTCCGGGGCTTTTGACTGTTGAAGTTCCCAGACTTTGCTGCTTAGTCATTGTTCCCTCAGGAGGAGTTTCCTGTTTCCCTTGTATTCACATGGATTATGCTCTCCGACTGTTCTTCTCACACAGTTTACCAGTtcaattttttcatttttatttattcataaatgtttgttttctgtgtgtgtgtggtggttttcAGTCTTCAACGTCGGAGAGTATAGGAGAGAGGCAGTTAAACACTACAGCTCCTTTGACTTCTTCAAAGCAGACAATAAGGATGCCGTGAAGATCAGGAAGTGAGTTAGTTCACCTCAGACACGCCAAGCTCTTGCATGACCTCCCAGTGCACCATGGGAGTTGTagttgttattgtttgtgtgtagtaAATAACTGATGTGTTTGTCATTCTCTTTTCCTCAGTCAATGTGCCTCGGCAGCCCTGAGGGATGTCAAAGTGTACCTCACCGAGGAGGGGGGTCAAGTCGCAGTGAGTTAATTTCCTCCTTATGCTGTCCATCTTTTCACCCCTtcactcatccatccatccatccatcatccatcctttcctttcctttcatcactaatgtttcttgtgtttttttatttaggtgTTTGATGCCACGAATACTacaagggagagaagagatatGGTCCTCAACTTTGGCAATGAAAATGGCTTCAAGGTGTGttaacgtttgtgtgtgtatctgtgcgtgtATGAGTGATCATGTTCATGAgtttccatgtttgtgtgagaatGCTTTTTAATAATGATAGTAATGTCTTTTCACAGATCTTCTTCATCGAGTCCGTTTGTGATGATCCCAGCGTTATAGCTTCAAATATAATGGTAAGTGTCTGTCTGAGTCCAAAAGAATTTGCAAATACTCCCACTGTTCCCATGACAACAGTCTTACCATCGACTTCCTCTCTGAACAGGAAGTGAAGGTGTCATGTCCAGATTATCAGGACTGCAATAAGACAGATGCCATGGAAGACTTCCAGAAGAGGATCGAGTGTTACAAACAGAGCTACGAACCCCTGGACCCTGACAATTACGACAggtacaaacactcacactcacgctcacactcacgctcacgctcacacacacacacacacacaatcatttatCAAACAATTGACTAAATCAATTTCTATTAATCCTCTGACAGTATGATGGAAAAATCCATCCAGCCATCTCGAAGGATCAGTGTATCAATGTCTCACATCAGTAATGACTCAAAAACATTGTGATAATCACCCTTCTCACCATGCTGCTGTCGCGTTAGGTCTCTTGACggccttccctctcctctctccccaggAACATGTCCTTCATCAAGGTGATTGACGTGGGCCGCCGTTTCCTTGCCAACCGCATCCAGGACCACATCCAGAGCAAGATTGTGTACTACCTGATGAACATCCACGTCCAGCCCCGCACCATCTACCTCTGTCGCCATGGCGAGAGCCAGGACAACCTGCAGGGCAAGCTGGGAGGAGACGAGGGGCTGTCGTCGCGTGGCAGAAAGGTacgaaatagagagagagagagagatgatgtgatggattgaaagagagagttttagaggcagagagacagggacTCTGACTCTAGTGATTAATGTGTCTTCTCTGTGCCAGTCTACCTTGTCCCTGGCCAGTTTTGTGgaggacaaaaaaagaaagaaagagagaaagaaagaaagagagtgagtgagtgaaagaagtAGTGattcatgtgaatgtgtgtgtcctccGCCAGTTTGCCTTGGCGCTGGCCGGCTTCGTGGAGGAGCAGAACCTGAAGGACCTGCGCGTTTGGACCAGTCAGCTGAGGCGCAGCATCCAGACGGCCGAGGCCCTTGGCCTGCCCTACGAACAGTGGAAGGCCCTCAACGAGATTGATGCTGTGAGTACACTACACAGCCCAATCAatcaatgaatgaatcaatcaatcaattgacCGAATCGATAAAATTGATAAAGCGAGTTGAATTGATCAACTAGTCGTTGAATGTGGTATCAGAAAGTATAGAAGCCCCtctgataaagtgtgtgtgtgttttgtgtagggtgtgtgtgaggaaatgACATATGAGGAAGTGAAGGAGAAGTATCCCGACGAGTTTGCCCTGAGAGATGAGGACAAGTACTACTACCGCTACCCTTCTGGAGAGGTATGCTTACTAAAGGCTAACGCTAACTCTCACTACTACCACTTCCCTTCTGGAGAGGTATGCTAACTAAAGGCTAATGCTGACTCTCACAGTCCCCCCCAATACACTCGTTTTATGGACTTGTCTACATCAGCGTAAGAGTTTAAGAATCAAATAGTCAGTCATTAGTTGAGAAGTCAGGTTAAAGAAAGGTTAAATATTGAATGAGTGAATTGTTGCTAGCAGttgtaaacatacacataaacagcaTTCACCCGCATTTCCCTTTCAACTTTTGAACTCTTCCCTTTGTATGACTCTCAATCGGTCGAATGTA encodes the following:
- the pfkfb3 gene encoding 6-phosphofructo-2-kinase/fructose-2,6-bisphosphatase 3 isoform X1 → MPRELTQNRIQKLWIPSKDDKPAVPTRAGRGPHLANPPTMIVMVGLPARGKTYMSRKLTRYLNWIGMPTKVFNVGEYRREAVKHYSSFDFFKADNKDAVKIRNQCASAALRDVKVYLTEEGGQVAVFDATNTTRERRDMVLNFGNENGFKIFFIESVCDDPSVIASNIMEVKVSCPDYQDCNKTDAMEDFQKRIECYKQSYEPLDPDNYDRNMSFIKVIDVGRRFLANRIQDHIQSKIVYYLMNIHVQPRTIYLCRHGESQDNLQGKLGGDEGLSSRGRKFALALAGFVEEQNLKDLRVWTSQLRRSIQTAEALGLPYEQWKALNEIDAGVCEEMTYEEVKEKYPDEFALRDEDKYYYRYPSGESYQDLVQRVEPVIMELERQENVLVICHQAVMRCLLAYFLDKSADEMPYLKCPLHTVLKLTPVAYGCKVESISLNVEAVNTHRERPEEVKRGPGSLIRRNSVTPLTSPEPLKKPRMEGLDEPSGLLPEGLAGPLPSALALCSSTHLPLALAGPHWLGKACLCSFVHYLKMMSMLVFQRT
- the pfkfb3 gene encoding 6-phosphofructo-2-kinase/fructose-2,6-bisphosphatase 3 isoform X3 gives rise to the protein MPRELTQNRIQKLWIPSKDDKPAVPTRAGRGPHLANPPTMIVMVGLPARGKTYMSRKLTRYLNWIGMPTKVFNVGEYRREAVKHYSSFDFFKADNKDAVKIRNQCASAALRDVKVYLTEEGGQVAVFDATNTTRERRDMVLNFGNENGFKIFFIESVCDDPSVIASNIMEVKVSCPDYQDCNKTDAMEDFQKRIECYKQSYEPLDPDNYDRNMSFIKVIDVGRRFLANRIQDHIQSKIVYYLMNIHVQPRTIYLCRHGESQDNLQGKLGGDEGLSSRGRKFALALAGFVEEQNLKDLRVWTSQLRRSIQTAEALGLPYEQWKALNEIDAGVCEEMTYEEVKEKYPDEFALRDEDKYYYRYPSGESYQDLVQRVEPVIMELERQENVLVICHQAVMRCLLAYFLDKSADEMPYLKCPLHTVLKLTPVAYGCKVESISLNVEAVNTHRERPEEVKRGPGSLIRRNSVTPLTSPEPLKKPRMEGLDEPSGLLPEGLAGPLPSALALCSSTHLPLALAGPNLNRGSLDCRERPQLSQ
- the pfkfb3 gene encoding 6-phosphofructo-2-kinase/fructose-2,6-bisphosphatase 3 isoform X2; this encodes MPRELTQNRIQKLWIPSKDDKPAVPTRGRGPHLANPPTMIVMVGLPARGKTYMSRKLTRYLNWIGMPTKVFNVGEYRREAVKHYSSFDFFKADNKDAVKIRNQCASAALRDVKVYLTEEGGQVAVFDATNTTRERRDMVLNFGNENGFKIFFIESVCDDPSVIASNIMEVKVSCPDYQDCNKTDAMEDFQKRIECYKQSYEPLDPDNYDRNMSFIKVIDVGRRFLANRIQDHIQSKIVYYLMNIHVQPRTIYLCRHGESQDNLQGKLGGDEGLSSRGRKFALALAGFVEEQNLKDLRVWTSQLRRSIQTAEALGLPYEQWKALNEIDAGVCEEMTYEEVKEKYPDEFALRDEDKYYYRYPSGESYQDLVQRVEPVIMELERQENVLVICHQAVMRCLLAYFLDKSADEMPYLKCPLHTVLKLTPVAYGCKVESISLNVEAVNTHRERPEEVKRGPGSLIRRNSVTPLTSPEPLKKPRMEGLDEPSGLLPEGLAGPLPSALALCSSTHLPLALAGPHWLGKACLCSFVHYLKMMSMLVFQRT
- the pfkfb3 gene encoding 6-phosphofructo-2-kinase/fructose-2,6-bisphosphatase 3 isoform X4, which gives rise to MPRELTQNRIQKLWIPSKDDKPAVPTRAGRGPHLANPPTMIVMVGLPARGKTYMSRKLTRYLNWIGMPTKVFNVGEYRREAVKHYSSFDFFKADNKDAVKIRNQCASAALRDVKVYLTEEGGQVAVFDATNTTRERRDMVLNFGNENGFKIFFIESVCDDPSVIASNIMEVKVSCPDYQDCNKTDAMEDFQKRIECYKQSYEPLDPDNYDRNMSFIKVIDVGRRFLANRIQDHIQSKIVYYLMNIHVQPRTIYLCRHGESQDNLQGKLGGDEGLSSRGRKFALALAGFVEEQNLKDLRVWTSQLRRSIQTAEALGLPYEQWKALNEIDAGVCEEMTYEEVKEKYPDEFALRDEDKYYYRYPSGESYQDLVQRVEPVIMELERQENVLVICHQAVMRCLLAYFLDKSADEMPYLKCPLHTVLKLTPVAYGCKVESISLNVEAVNTHRERPEEVKRGPGSLIRRNSVTPLTSPEPLKKPRMEGLDEPSGLLPEGLAGPLPSALALCSSTHLPLALAGPHWLGKACLT